A stretch of the Polyangiaceae bacterium genome encodes the following:
- a CDS encoding type II toxin-antitoxin system prevent-host-death family antitoxin: MRVANLADVKNDLSRFVAQVRRGGRVRILVRGVPAADLVPIEGGAVSPEGDELELAELEKLGLVRRGVGSSARDARELDRPGPRARGGRAVESLLAERRAGR, translated from the coding sequence GTGCGAGTAGCTAATCTGGCCGACGTGAAGAACGACCTGTCGCGGTTCGTGGCCCAGGTCCGCAGGGGAGGCCGGGTGCGCATCCTCGTGCGGGGCGTCCCGGCTGCCGACCTCGTCCCGATCGAGGGGGGAGCCGTCTCGCCGGAGGGCGACGAGCTCGAGCTGGCCGAGCTCGAGAAGTTGGGTCTCGTTCGCCGTGGCGTCGGCTCGAGCGCGCGGGACGCCCGCGAGCTCGACCGGCCCGGTCCTCGAGCTCGTGGCGGTCGAGCGGTGGAGTCCTTGCTCGCGGAGCGCCGCGCCGGACGATGA
- a CDS encoding type II toxin-antitoxin system VapC family toxin, which translates to MVPLVVEEARSGKCRALRRADRTMVVWVLTRTEVLSALHRLVREGHLRKSDLALAVRRLDTLSNTWTEVDAVEPTRERAERALGVHVLTAADAMQLGAALVAARDRPKRRVFVTADERLADAARAEGFDVVLPGE; encoded by the coding sequence GTGGTCCCTCTGGTCGTGGAAGAGGCGAGGAGCGGGAAGTGCCGCGCGCTCCGCCGAGCCGATCGCACCATGGTCGTCTGGGTCCTGACCCGAACCGAGGTCCTGAGCGCGCTGCACCGACTCGTGAGGGAGGGTCATCTCAGGAAGTCCGACCTGGCGCTCGCGGTGCGTCGCCTGGACACTCTGTCGAACACCTGGACCGAGGTCGACGCCGTCGAGCCGACCCGCGAAAGGGCAGAGCGCGCGCTCGGAGTCCACGTGCTCACCGCGGCCGACGCCATGCAACTCGGAGCCGCGCTCGTGGCCGCGAGGGATCGCCCCAAGCGCCGAGTGTTCGTCACCGCCGACGAGCGACTGGCGGACGCTGCGCGCGCCGAGGGCTTCGACGTGGTCTTGCCGGGGGAGTGA
- a CDS encoding DUF559 domain-containing protein, with translation MHRNHTRRQLLEARAHAMRGAPTWSEQALSRLLRGAKLGVAVRRQVVIGGFVADFAVPAARLIIEVDGGSHAGRAAADARRDRKLARLGWRVLRLEAELVLRQPEAALLRVREALG, from the coding sequence ATGCATCGAAACCACACCCGCCGTCAGCTCCTCGAGGCTCGGGCCCATGCCATGCGCGGTGCTCCCACCTGGAGCGAGCAGGCGTTGTCACGGTTGCTCCGCGGCGCGAAGCTCGGTGTCGCGGTCAGGCGCCAGGTGGTCATCGGGGGATTCGTCGCGGACTTCGCGGTGCCCGCCGCAAGGCTGATCATCGAAGTCGATGGAGGCAGCCACGCGGGGCGGGCTGCGGCCGATGCGCGCCGGGACCGCAAGCTCGCGCGTCTCGGCTGGCGGGTGCTCCGGCTCGAGGCCGAGCTCGTGCTTCGGCAGCCGGAGGCGGCGCTGCTGCGGGTGCGCGAGGCGCTCGGGTGA
- a CDS encoding pirin family protein, translating into MITVVDAKRLPGAPGSSNVLAAPVEPDGALRTVGPFAVVVHVKMPLSPPGAMPVDADVRPHPHIGLTAISYVLDGAITHRDSLGNCRELRAGDVGGTVSGGGVTHSERFERNRLLGGAFEMFQMLLALPDGYEDVEPSFFHRSHEDLGTSSGEGASVRWLLPAPPSAPAGMPVTTPILLADVALESNARWSPPGVPERALFVREGEVAVGATHVRAGQVAIVGPGEASVRSLAPARLLAFGGTGVGARYLWWNYLHSSLERIEAAKADWRNGRVKLPHGDTESFTPCPPDEGRPLLRLNGG; encoded by the coding sequence ATGATCACCGTTGTCGATGCCAAGAGGTTGCCCGGCGCGCCGGGCTCGTCGAACGTCCTCGCGGCTCCCGTCGAGCCGGACGGCGCGCTGCGGACCGTCGGACCGTTCGCGGTGGTCGTGCACGTCAAGATGCCGCTCAGCCCTCCGGGGGCGATGCCGGTCGACGCCGATGTCCGGCCGCATCCGCACATCGGGCTCACCGCCATCTCCTACGTCCTCGACGGCGCCATCACCCACCGCGACTCGCTCGGCAACTGCCGCGAGCTCCGCGCGGGAGACGTGGGCGGAACCGTCTCGGGCGGAGGGGTGACGCACTCCGAACGCTTCGAGCGAAACCGGCTCCTCGGCGGCGCGTTCGAGATGTTCCAGATGCTCCTCGCGCTGCCCGACGGATACGAGGACGTCGAACCCAGCTTCTTCCACCGGTCGCACGAGGACCTCGGGACCTCGAGCGGCGAGGGCGCGAGCGTCCGCTGGCTCCTCCCCGCCCCGCCCAGCGCGCCTGCCGGGATGCCGGTGACCACCCCGATCCTCCTCGCCGACGTCGCCCTCGAGTCGAACGCGCGCTGGTCGCCGCCCGGCGTGCCCGAGCGCGCGCTCTTCGTGCGCGAGGGCGAAGTCGCGGTCGGCGCGACGCACGTCCGCGCGGGGCAGGTCGCCATCGTCGGGCCTGGCGAGGCGTCCGTTCGCTCGCTCGCTCCGGCCCGTCTCCTGGCGTTCGGCGGCACGGGCGTCGGAGCGCGCTATCTGTGGTGGAACTACCTGCACTCGTCGCTCGAGCGCATCGAGGCCGCGAAGGCCGACTGGCGGAACGGGCGCGTGAAGCTCCCCCACGGCGACACCGAGTCGTTCACGCCCTGTCCACCCGACGAGGGCCGACCCTTGCTGCGCCTCAACGGCGGTTGA